One region of Termitidicoccus mucosus genomic DNA includes:
- a CDS encoding Gfo/Idh/MocA family protein, with protein sequence MNTPGSAHFSLLTRRDCCKRMVLGAAALAAPLVIPSRLLGGKEAPSNRIRVGQIGCGRIARSHDIPGVYTAGGADFVAVCDVDSKRARSTRALLEEFYKDDDKTPPKISVYGDYRELIAREDIDAVVISTPDHWHAEPAIAAVLSGKDVYLQKPMTMTHAEGVLLREAVKKSGRILQIGSQQRSWKQFREACEFVRSGRVGRLTHVEIGLPIDPTAPDKPEQPVPANLDYDRWLGPAANAYYTEQRVHSQKGFGRPGWLRNESFCLGMITGWGAHHFDTAHWGMNLEHTGPSRIEGRADFPTNKIWNVHGAYSVSLTYPGNIQMTVADTYQNGIKFIGEEGWIFVARDGQATGSDPASPNKGGLKALDASKPALLDPEGVTVKFTVSKNHHGNWLDCVRSRQTPLAPADIGHRSNSACILSWIAMKLGRPLTWDAQTERFVNDAEANAMLSRPERAPYGAIAMMKAKKLV encoded by the coding sequence ATGAATACACCCGGCAGTGCTCATTTCTCGCTCCTCACGCGTCGCGACTGCTGCAAACGCATGGTCCTCGGCGCCGCCGCGCTCGCCGCGCCGCTCGTCATCCCCTCACGGCTCCTCGGCGGAAAAGAAGCCCCGAGCAACCGCATCCGCGTTGGCCAGATCGGTTGCGGGCGCATCGCGCGCAGCCACGACATCCCGGGCGTTTATACCGCAGGCGGCGCGGATTTCGTCGCCGTGTGCGACGTCGATTCCAAACGTGCCCGGAGCACGCGCGCGTTGCTGGAAGAATTCTACAAGGACGACGACAAGACACCGCCCAAGATCAGCGTTTACGGGGACTACCGCGAATTGATCGCACGCGAGGACATTGACGCCGTCGTGATCAGCACACCCGACCACTGGCATGCCGAGCCCGCCATCGCAGCCGTGCTCTCCGGCAAGGATGTTTACCTGCAAAAGCCAATGACGATGACGCACGCCGAAGGCGTCCTCCTGCGCGAAGCCGTCAAAAAATCCGGACGCATCCTGCAAATCGGCAGCCAGCAGCGCTCGTGGAAACAATTCCGCGAAGCATGCGAGTTTGTCCGCAGCGGCCGCGTCGGACGCCTCACCCATGTCGAAATCGGACTGCCCATCGACCCGACCGCACCAGACAAACCGGAGCAGCCCGTCCCCGCCAACCTCGACTACGATCGCTGGCTCGGCCCCGCGGCGAATGCCTATTATACCGAGCAACGCGTGCACTCGCAAAAAGGTTTCGGGCGTCCCGGATGGCTTCGCAACGAATCGTTCTGCCTCGGCATGATCACCGGCTGGGGCGCGCATCACTTCGATACCGCGCATTGGGGAATGAACCTCGAGCACACCGGCCCCTCACGCATCGAGGGCCGCGCCGATTTTCCCACGAACAAAATCTGGAATGTGCACGGCGCCTACAGCGTCAGCCTCACCTACCCCGGAAACATACAAATGACCGTTGCCGACACCTATCAGAACGGCATCAAGTTCATCGGTGAGGAAGGCTGGATATTTGTCGCACGCGACGGTCAGGCCACGGGCAGCGATCCCGCCAGCCCCAACAAGGGCGGGCTCAAAGCCCTCGACGCCAGCAAACCCGCCCTGCTCGATCCCGAGGGCGTCACGGTGAAATTCACCGTCAGCAAAAACCATCACGGCAACTGGCTCGATTGCGTGCGCTCGCGCCAGACACCGCTCGCCCCCGCCGACATCGGCCACCGCAGCAATAGCGCGTGCATCCTCAGCTGGATCGCCATGAAACTCGGACGCCCGCTCACATGGGACGCCCAAACCGAGCGCTTCGTCAACGACGCCGAGGCCAACGCCATGCTCTCACGCCCCGAACGCGCACCCTACGGCGCAATCGCAATGATGAAGGCCAAGAAACTGGTCTAG
- a CDS encoding Gfo/Idh/MocA family protein — MDYAPVGKPSPVVKPGEFAFAAAHLDHGHINGQCNGLCEAGGVLKWIYDPNPKKVSSMAKRYPNAKKARSLDEILDDPEVKLVASAAVTSERGPLGCRVMEAGKDYFTDKAPFTTLEQLDQARAVVARTGRKYMVYYGERLHNESAMFATDLVQQGAIGRVIQVIGLGPHRLSAKSRPAWFFERKKYGGILCDIGSHQFEQYLTYSGATDATIAHSAIANYGTPDYPELEDFGEASLIGNNGTSNYVRVDWFTPDGLGTWGDGRTTILGTKGFIELRKYIDIGRERTGDHVYIVDGKGEQHLRVAGKVGFRYFGQLILDCLNRTENAMTQAHAFKAAELCLRAQAQARRLA; from the coding sequence ATGGACTACGCTCCCGTCGGCAAGCCCAGTCCTGTCGTAAAACCGGGTGAATTTGCCTTCGCTGCCGCGCATCTCGACCATGGGCACATCAATGGCCAGTGTAACGGGCTGTGCGAGGCAGGCGGTGTGCTCAAATGGATTTATGACCCCAATCCGAAAAAAGTCTCCTCGATGGCAAAGCGCTATCCGAATGCAAAAAAAGCCCGCTCGCTGGATGAAATCCTCGATGACCCGGAGGTAAAACTCGTTGCCTCCGCCGCGGTCACGTCCGAACGGGGCCCGCTTGGCTGCCGGGTGATGGAAGCCGGCAAGGATTATTTCACCGACAAGGCGCCCTTCACCACGCTTGAGCAACTTGATCAGGCAAGGGCCGTCGTCGCCCGGACGGGCCGCAAATACATGGTCTATTACGGCGAGCGCCTGCACAACGAATCCGCCATGTTTGCCACCGACCTCGTGCAACAGGGCGCCATCGGGCGCGTCATCCAAGTCATCGGCCTCGGTCCGCACCGTCTCAGCGCAAAATCCCGTCCCGCGTGGTTTTTCGAACGCAAAAAATACGGCGGCATCCTCTGCGACATCGGCAGTCACCAATTCGAACAATACCTAACCTATTCAGGCGCGACCGATGCCACCATCGCCCACTCCGCCATCGCCAACTACGGCACGCCCGACTATCCGGAGCTGGAGGACTTCGGCGAGGCCTCGCTTATCGGCAACAACGGCACATCAAATTACGTGCGCGTGGACTGGTTCACCCCGGACGGCCTTGGCACCTGGGGCGACGGCCGCACCACGATCCTCGGCACGAAAGGATTCATCGAATTGCGCAAATACATCGACATCGGACGCGAGCGCACTGGCGACCACGTGTATATAGTCGATGGCAAGGGCGAGCAGCACCTGCGCGTCGCGGGCAAAGTCGGCTTCCGCTATTTCGGCCAGTTGATACTTGATTGCCTGAACCGCACTGAAAACGCGATGACACAGGCGCACGCCTTCAAAGCGGCCGAACTCTGCCTGCGCGCCCAGGCTCAGGCTAGGCGCCTCGCATAG
- a CDS encoding D-sedoheptulose-7-phosphate isomerase: MATTTNPLPAPDFHPELSALCERLPGLHPIAADIRHAFVLMRDSLHAGGKLLLCGNGGSAADADHWAGELLKGFRSLRPLTSDQRATLPPSIAGRLQGAIPAIPLHNFPAYSTAFGNDVDPVLSYAQLVWGLGRPGDVLVGLSTSGNAANVHAAARVAASRGLRVIGLTGRAGGKLASVCDICLRAPASETYRVQEYHLPIYHCLSLMLEEEFFG; the protein is encoded by the coding sequence ATGGCAACTACAACCAACCCGCTGCCAGCGCCTGATTTTCACCCCGAACTGTCCGCCCTCTGCGAACGCCTTCCCGGGCTGCATCCCATCGCCGCCGACATCCGGCACGCTTTCGTGCTGATGCGGGACAGCCTGCATGCCGGCGGGAAACTCCTCCTCTGCGGAAATGGAGGCAGCGCGGCCGACGCCGACCATTGGGCCGGCGAGCTGCTGAAAGGTTTCCGCTCCCTGCGTCCCCTCACTTCTGACCAGCGGGCCACGCTTCCGCCCTCCATCGCCGGGCGCCTGCAGGGCGCGATTCCCGCCATACCGCTGCACAATTTCCCGGCCTATTCGACTGCCTTCGGCAACGACGTCGATCCCGTGCTCTCCTACGCGCAACTCGTCTGGGGCCTCGGCCGCCCCGGCGACGTCCTTGTCGGCCTCAGCACCTCGGGCAACGCCGCCAATGTCCACGCCGCCGCCCGTGTGGCCGCCTCGCGCGGTCTCCGTGTCATCGGGCTCACCGGCCGCGCCGGCGGCAAGCTCGCCTCCGTTTGCGACATCTGCCTCCGCGCGCCCGCGTCCGAGACCTATCGCGTGCAGGAGTATCATCTCCCCATCTACCACTGCCTTTCCCTGATGCTCGAAGAGGAATTTTTCGGATGA
- a CDS encoding ROK family protein — protein MNFFGLDIGGTKCAVSRLRPDGSVEETHRITTGGAEGTIGALLSSVATLAPGSDPVFGISCGGPLDLARGLILSPPNLPGWDRIPITETVTRRFGGRAVLMNDANASALAEWRFGAGRGCRHMVFLTSGTGMGAGLILNGQLYEGASGDAGEVGHIRLSDTGPVGFGKAGSFEGFCSGGGIPKLAAQMLGSKPMPAAWLDRGAVSTRAIAGAALAGDMLSLRVLEEAGRYLGKALSILIDTLNPERIVIGGIFPRCQALLEPAMRAELEHETLPTPLASCHIAPAELGETIGSHGAISAALHAFPAVARSLPNYNGNYNQPAASA, from the coding sequence ATGAATTTTTTCGGTCTCGATATTGGTGGCACCAAGTGCGCCGTAAGCCGCCTGCGCCCGGACGGGAGCGTGGAGGAAACGCATCGCATCACGACCGGCGGCGCGGAGGGCACCATCGGGGCGCTTCTCTCCAGCGTGGCCACGCTCGCGCCGGGCAGCGACCCGGTGTTTGGCATCTCATGCGGCGGGCCGCTTGACCTTGCGAGAGGCCTGATTCTCTCGCCGCCAAATTTGCCCGGCTGGGACCGGATACCCATCACGGAAACGGTCACACGCCGTTTCGGCGGGCGGGCCGTGCTCATGAACGACGCCAATGCCTCGGCGCTGGCCGAATGGCGTTTCGGTGCGGGGCGCGGCTGCCGCCATATGGTTTTTCTCACCTCCGGCACCGGCATGGGCGCGGGCCTGATCCTCAACGGCCAGCTCTACGAAGGCGCAAGCGGCGACGCCGGCGAGGTCGGGCATATCCGGCTTTCGGATACAGGCCCCGTCGGCTTCGGCAAGGCGGGCTCGTTCGAGGGCTTTTGCAGCGGCGGCGGCATCCCGAAACTCGCCGCCCAAATGCTCGGCTCGAAGCCGATGCCCGCGGCCTGGCTCGACCGGGGCGCCGTGTCCACCCGGGCGATTGCCGGCGCCGCACTCGCGGGCGACATGCTTTCGCTCCGCGTGCTGGAGGAGGCCGGGCGTTATCTGGGCAAGGCCCTCTCGATCCTCATCGACACCCTTAACCCCGAACGCATCGTCATCGGCGGCATCTTTCCCCGCTGCCAAGCCCTGCTCGAGCCTGCCATGCGCGCCGAACTCGAGCACGAAACCCTCCCCACCCCGCTCGCCTCCTGCCACATCGCCCCGGCCGAGCTGGGCGAGACCATCGGCAGCCATGGGGCGATCTCCGCCGCGCTGCACGCGTTTCCCGCCGTGGCCCGGTCCCTTCCCAACTACAATGGCAACTACAACCAACCCGCTGCCAGCGCCTGA
- a CDS encoding TonB-dependent siderophore receptor, whose product MPRYSPPSSGLSSIVATLAMTAATFAQTAERPSSDLVPIDDEEIVTLDEFRVTSNSMRDEYIASEAISGTRTGERIADIPFSVQVLTNEFLEDFQFIDDNNPLPTVPNYSPDGGGRLRGFQPLTMRDGFSRAGPAGLANTRQIEVIMGPQSTLYGQASPGGILNYISKRPTRANRQRLTISGGSYDYLRLEFDATGPLVRGKLYYMLDVSQRFSRGQIDFGESDNKNYTLGLLWMASRNTSVSLNWEQQFVSSYDAASTPSVIIGSLAMTTNNPVPRSPYIRKNGVDMGPLLLVWRDLPAPAGVVDGVPVVARDDYSSLASFNRIGPYQDNSSRFDSLTLLVEHRFSPVWSARTNFLYYHRDMDDRSWTSGLQFDWDYQRMWARSPMTQYQTIDNYAVQSELLARFSTKNVAHKFLVAIDYARDRYDNLSQYLPNYSSSAPADLFDITDLPIDTRTLDPFDPLWYQVDYGKLTRITSDLERTYDHLGAAASLRSFFWGERLITNLSGRYRYTRGTIDSNYPGSATNTYHGAGSEDGFIYSVGANYKIFGDNLIFYANTSTSFEPSTTFDKGLVRPRESERGEGVEAGFKGTSMGTRLDYTLSAFYIEKSNVAVQNPSYDSTIDEGHGLVPQYLVDGKIRVRGVELASSLRPFRGMTLLASVGYLDSEVVEDDPQNDPSTVGKRPLSVPRVTASATAKYSFTRGWPKGFSIGVNGNYTGDRIAQYQDDRVYSGGSASAKEYVTPSLFLLNGFVSYNWKTGKRLGHSVTFNVRNALDKFYLTTSYRYGAPRNFVVTYRLNF is encoded by the coding sequence ATGCCTCGTTATTCCCCTCCATCATCCGGTCTTTCCTCCATTGTGGCCACCCTTGCCATGACGGCGGCGACCTTTGCGCAAACGGCAGAACGTCCCTCCAGCGACCTCGTGCCCATCGACGACGAGGAAATCGTCACGCTCGACGAGTTTCGTGTGACATCGAACAGCATGCGCGACGAATACATCGCCTCGGAGGCGATCAGCGGCACCCGCACCGGCGAGCGCATTGCCGACATCCCGTTCAGCGTGCAGGTCCTCACCAACGAGTTTCTCGAGGACTTCCAGTTCATTGATGACAATAATCCGCTGCCGACCGTGCCGAACTACTCGCCCGACGGCGGCGGACGCCTGCGCGGCTTCCAGCCCCTGACCATGCGCGACGGCTTCTCGCGCGCCGGCCCGGCCGGGCTTGCGAACACCAGGCAGATCGAGGTCATCATGGGGCCGCAGTCCACGCTCTACGGCCAGGCCAGCCCCGGGGGCATCCTGAATTATATATCGAAGCGGCCCACGCGCGCCAACCGCCAGCGCCTCACCATCTCCGGCGGCAGCTACGATTACCTGCGCCTCGAGTTCGACGCCACCGGCCCGCTCGTCCGCGGCAAGTTATATTATATGCTGGATGTCTCGCAACGGTTTTCCCGCGGGCAGATCGACTTCGGGGAGAGCGACAATAAAAACTACACGCTCGGCCTCCTCTGGATGGCGAGCCGGAACACCTCCGTTTCCCTGAACTGGGAGCAGCAGTTTGTATCCAGTTATGACGCGGCCTCCACTCCCTCGGTGATCATCGGCAGCCTGGCCATGACCACCAACAATCCCGTCCCCCGCTCGCCTTATATTCGCAAAAACGGCGTGGACATGGGGCCGCTGCTCCTCGTGTGGCGGGATCTGCCGGCCCCGGCCGGCGTGGTGGACGGCGTCCCGGTCGTCGCGCGCGACGACTATTCCTCCCTTGCCAGCTTCAATCGCATCGGCCCCTATCAGGATAACTCCAGCCGCTTCGACAGCCTGACCCTGCTGGTCGAGCATCGCTTCAGCCCGGTTTGGAGCGCGCGGACCAATTTTCTCTATTATCACCGCGACATGGACGACCGCTCCTGGACCTCGGGCCTGCAATTCGACTGGGACTACCAGCGCATGTGGGCGCGTTCCCCGATGACGCAATACCAGACGATCGACAATTACGCCGTCCAGTCCGAGCTGCTGGCCCGCTTCAGCACAAAAAACGTCGCCCACAAGTTCCTCGTCGCCATCGATTACGCCCGCGACCGGTATGACAACCTCAGCCAATACCTCCCGAATTATTCATCGAGCGCCCCGGCCGACCTCTTCGACATAACGGATTTGCCCATCGATACCCGGACGCTTGATCCCTTCGATCCGCTCTGGTATCAGGTCGATTACGGCAAGCTCACCCGGATCACCTCCGACCTCGAGCGCACCTACGACCACCTCGGTGCCGCCGCCAGCCTGCGCTCCTTTTTCTGGGGCGAGCGCCTGATCACCAACCTCTCCGGGCGCTACCGCTATACCCGCGGGACAATCGACAGCAACTACCCGGGCTCGGCCACCAACACCTACCACGGCGCCGGGTCGGAGGACGGCTTTATCTATAGCGTGGGAGCGAATTATAAGATATTCGGCGACAACCTTATTTTTTATGCCAATACCAGCACGTCCTTCGAACCGTCCACGACTTTCGACAAGGGGCTGGTGCGGCCGCGCGAATCCGAGCGTGGCGAGGGCGTGGAGGCGGGCTTCAAGGGCACGTCCATGGGCACCCGGCTGGATTATACATTGTCGGCATTCTATATCGAAAAGAGCAACGTGGCCGTGCAAAACCCAAGTTATGACTCGACCATCGACGAAGGGCACGGGCTGGTGCCGCAATATCTGGTCGACGGGAAAATCCGCGTGCGCGGCGTTGAGCTTGCCTCGTCCCTGCGCCCGTTCAGGGGCATGACCCTGCTGGCGTCGGTGGGATATCTGGATTCCGAGGTCGTCGAGGATGATCCCCAGAACGATCCGAGCACGGTCGGGAAACGTCCGCTCAGTGTGCCGCGGGTCACCGCGTCCGCGACGGCGAAATACAGCTTCACGCGCGGCTGGCCGAAGGGATTCAGCATCGGCGTCAATGGCAACTACACGGGTGACCGCATCGCCCAATACCAGGACGACCGTGTTTATTCCGGCGGCAGCGCCTCGGCCAAGGAATATGTCACCCCCTCCCTGTTTCTGCTCAACGGCTTTGTCTCCTACAATTGGAAAACGGGCAAACGCCTGGGCCATTCGGTCACCTTCAATGTCCGCAACGCCCTCGATAAATTTTATCTCACCACCTCCTACCGCTACGGGGCGCCGAGAAATTTTGTGGTAACCTATCG